The genomic window ATTTTGTTATTGACAGTCTGTATCAGCCAATCATCTGCAATTTAATCCAGGCAGCTCAATTTCAATTGGCCGTTTGGGCTCACTCCCACCAACCAGCCCATATTCCTTTGtgtgcaacaacaacagaaatggAGAGCACCTTTGACACGttgtatataaacaaacatgatctgaacatgaaatgttaaaaaaacatcataattatGTCATCATGTCAATCTTGCATCAAGTTTAAGTTAtttcttaaaaaatgttaaCATGGTGAGATAAGTCCACTTTCTGTGCACTTTCAATAGGACATCAGTGCCAGTGTCTGAAAAGACACAGTAAGACATGTAAGTGCAGGTTAGTTCCTGCTGAATACAGTGATCTCAGTCTGTAGACACATACTTCAACGTTTAAGGCTAAATTGAATGAACATGATGGAAATTCATCAACTTGTTGTGAACATGTAGTTGAACAAACCTGGCACCATTCACTTTTGAGtctcacacactgcagggaACAAAATGGCTCCCTGAAAGTTTCCCTTCAGGATGTCACAGAACTCAACAAAATCCCTCTGCATGAAATTCTGGCTCTGCATCAGGTCGTCCTCGGAGGGGAAATACTGCATGCTGTCCTCAGGCAGACATGGACTGTCCTCCTGCAAATGCAAATTGTCCTCATGTAGATGTAGACCGTCCTCGTGCAGTACCAGAAAGTTCCCCGGTGGCGTTGTTGAGCCATGTGGGTTGGGACTGTCTAGAAGAGCTCCTCTGGCATTCTCCAGGACCCCCAGGTACGAGTCCATGTCGGTGAGCTCTGTGTCGCTGTCTGAGCTGCTGCCACTGTCGCTCCCCACTGAATCTGAGCGCATGTGCAGCATTTGATACTTCTCGTGCATCAGAAACTGGTTGGTGTTCTTCGGGGCCCGCATTCCCCTCACCCTGTTCCCCTTGACGTTGACAGGCCGGAGTGACAAAACTGGCCTCTGAAGGTGTAGGGGATGATGTTGATGATTATGTTGcgggtggtggtgatgatgatgattgccACCTCCTGACCACCCTCCCCCCACTGTCCTCCGCCCCTTGCAGCTCTTGGACCAGCCGTGCTTCCTGCGGCTGGCAGCGTCTCTCTGCAGAGCCTCTTGTCCatcctgatgctgctgctggcatCTCCTCCTGCACATCATCTCTGAGAGCATGTTCTTGTCTTCCTTTCTTGCAGTTGCCTCCTGTGCTTTCTCTTGCACTCCCTCACATCCTCCTCACGCGGTGGCCCACGCAACAACAAAGAGAGGCTGGTGTCCTGTTTTTTGTGTCAAAGATCACAAATGACCTCCTGCTCCCTCAAAGTCTACCTTTTCACTAtcctgtctctttttttcttgacCTCTGGCTTTGGCTGGTGCATAGcctgctcttcctctccttgCAGTAGCAGCTTGACTGCTCGCTGGCTCACTGTCACGCCCTCCTGTTTCTCTAATCTCTCTTTTTCACCACTCTCAAAGTAAATTCAGCTCCTTACAGCTCTGATGGGTGAACTGAGGTAAGCTGATGAGGGGTGATAAAAGGCATCTAAAAGAtacaaaagtaatttttttgttgttgtcttctcAGTTGTAGGCCTACAGGTGTAGTGTACTTCTGTTTGACAAGCAACGACGACTGTGagacttcttcttcctcagagCTTGATAAAGAGATGGGACGTACCATTCACAGGGGTTTCCAGGAGGAGGGTGATGTatgtgcataataataataacaacaccaCGTATTTTTATGACGTGTTATAGCAACATGTTAGCTTGCGCTGCTTTGTCACATAcaatacaaatttaaatatgtaataagTGTCGCTTGCAGGTGCCTCAGGTGTGGTTTATGAAAGATGTTCTCCGCAGTAGGATGGTTCACTCCGCCGGAGtttaagcagctgaaatgtGATCCACAGTTGCTGCCGTTAccccccccctccttcctcctctaaCAGCAGACACACTGTACAGAAACAACAAGTAGCAGCTGAGTGGGGCAACTGTATTATAACTACAGCAGTTACACTAATGTTGACACATACGCACACGTACCCATTCTGTAAATGTAATATCATGACGTGTCAGTCCCAAACTCTCCATTTGCCACTGACGTTGTATAAGTATATGTGCAGTTATGCACCACCTCAACACTTACaacaaatatttgaattaatgtactttttttaaaactggcATTTGTGACTGCAAACAGCTGTGCGAAAATACCCATGACGCCTCAGTGGATTATCCTGAAACGTGCTTCCACAACAACTCTGGTGCCGTCAGCATacattatttactttgttttagcGTCCAGCGCCATCCACAGGCCACACGTGTAACTTGTCCAGTGCCGTATACATTTTGATCCCTCATTTTTAAAAGCATCACAACGCTTAATATCACGTATTTTCCTTCACTTAATATAATGAAATTActcaaacaataacaattagTGAATACACTGTACACTTGTGGGTGAAACTACTCTTACAGACTTCTTATTTTTAAGGCGTAATCATGATGTCAAGTATCGTGATAGACAAAAGTGTGCTgctgtaaatgtaaacagagAATCACTGCATTTTCTAATCAATAGAAACGTATCAATATCGAGTCTGTTCGTCGATGAAActtcatttaatttgtttttactcaAAATTACTAACTGGGTTTCAGTTCTCCATTAACAGGAAGAACACTGTACTACGTGCTTTTTCCTCTAGAGTACATACACAGCAACATACTGGTCAGATTATATCGTTGTTTTCTGAACTGTCACTGATGGTACAGTCatgctgtaaataaataaacatttgaaagaTGATTAAGTGTCAGTCTCTTTTCTCGAATAGCAAATCAATCTGACATTTCATGCATTTGTGTGATTATCaaaaaatataacacatttttatgaaatgaaaaatcaGTTCACTGATTgtcagtgtaaataaagttttttccTCTGTCAGTCAGCTGCTTCGTTCGTTCCGCGTCACAACAAACATGGCGTCGGGAGGGAAAACGCCAAATATCCTCTAGAACTGCGTGTTTTTATAAAGATATTTTCTCAATAACAGGTCACATTTCATCGCCCAGTTTTCGGGATGGAGTCAGGTATATTTCCAGAGGAGATGTCGGAGAGGAAAGTGTCCGTTGTCGGGTCGGAGCTGGTGGAAAACTACACTGTAAGCTACGTCCAGCTAAATGTTAGTTAGCATAGCTTGTGGCTAAACGAGCCAATGTACTGTCAAAGTAGCGACAGCGAGTTAATATCGAAGAAATTGCCCTTTCATTCAAGACACACGCTGCTTTCTCAGTTTCGTTTATTGACAGCCCTCTCGTCTCGTCAATCATGTAATATGACGTTACAGCAGACGAGCTAATAGCTAACTGTCTTGCTAAGTCACAGGTTCAGTGTAAGATCGTTTCCTGTGAAGTTCACGTATTCTAGCGGACTCGGCATTTTGTTGAGTCAGTCGgggatttttctgtttttgttttatggtgAAACGCTCTGCACTGCTTTGACAGTTTCATAGACTTCCGGTGTTCTGTCAATTCTTGCTACCGATCGATATGTGCTCGGTTCTGCGCATAACTGTAATCCATTATAATCGAGAATCAAAACACGCTCCTCATCTTCTCACAGTGAGTAGTGTTGTATTGCAAAGTGATTCTGTACTGGGAGCATTATTTGATAGGGGATATTGGCCTGTCAACATATGCTCCCCCTGAAATCTtgtaatgaatgaaaacatgttccCTGTATTCTTACACTATATTTTATCTCTGTTTGtaacccaaaacacacaaatatagtAATTAATGGTTAATTAAAACCATTTGGAAGCAACTCTTTGCAGAGGCAGATGCATCTGGGATGATAAACATCTTGgtctttacaaataaaaaaaatctctctttcACTATACATTACAGATGATATGAGACACGAGTTAAGACTGGCAAGGTTACAAGGCCTTCTTAGCATTACttttgaaaataatgacatgaaTAATATGAATTTATTAGTTCTATCCTGGGCCACTCCCatttgaaatactgtatatacagggATGGAGAACGCCACAGCCCACAGCAAAGCAGGTACATACATCTCACAGTGGGTTGTTTATGCTGGTGTTTGTCAGCAGGATAATCATTCTTGATAAAGAAATCAAGAATGggtttacatacatttttcctCCAGGGATGTGAGTTATAGCCTAACTTATTAGATGTATGAGGTGATATGGATGTCAGTCTCAGTTTGAGTGTATTAACACAAtgacactgtaaaacaaagtaGCCTTGTTAAAGTTAATCAGTTTATACGGGCTAAAATCAAGTTATGAGAACATCCATTGTAGTTTCAGAATGTAGTTGAATCATGgctgtttttaagtttttcttcAGGTTGTAATTACTGAATACCTTGCTGTGTTTCAGGTCTACATCATTGAGTTGATGGTTGGAGACCACAGATGGACTGTGAAGCACCGCTACAGTGATTTCCATGACCTCCATGAGAAGGTTTGAGACCTGAACTTGAGTATTTTCATCAAACATGAAATGTATAGTCATGGTAAACTtgcatcatgtgtttttgtgtagaaTTCAGCTTCGTACTGATACATGATTCATTGAGCATATTAAACAATATTCAGTATTAGAACATTAGACATTATCTTCAATAATTGCACGTTTAGCAGTTTCAGATATGTAGTTGTCGATGATATCTCTGAttaaacatttcttacatgCTTACATCTTACACTTTTGCAGCTGTTGGAAGTAAAGGCTGAACATGTCTGGGCCTATTTATTGGTTAAATGCATTATCAGGAAAAAGTATTTTTCGAATAATATCATAGTCATTGATGTACAGTGCACTTCTATAAGGTGTGTCATTGCTCACATGACAAATGTGTGGATTCGAACAAAAGTTGCTattgtgtatcagatccagatgtaaatacctggaagtaaaagctgaaatgttcatcttttatctcatattcatcttttgatgaAACCTAACACTGTATTATACACTGTACATCTGGACATTAACATAATGCACTGCTTTCAATTATagaagatgatggtgattaAATAATTATGACAAACACTTAACGTAACTGATAATCAGTCTTCTGTCTTTAAAATGCTTACAGTAGCTTTGAGCTGTCTTCATACAATTGGCTTTTTAGCTAGCTTAGTTCAGCACATATTAAAGTAATGATTCATTATTATGTTTCCTTCAAGCTAACAGCAGAAAAGAAGGTTGACCGACACCTTCTTCCTCCCAAAAAGATTTTGGGAAAGAACTCAAAGAGTCTGGTGGAGCGGCGGCAGAAGGAGCTGGAGCTCTACTTGCAGACATTGCTGCAGCAGTTTCCACAGGCCACACCCACTCCACTTGCCTGCTTCCTTCACTTTCACCTTTATGTGAGTACAACAGAGGGTATGAGTGTCTTCAACCTAGGAATATGTACTACAGCCACAGGCCAAGACCCTTAATCTTACATTTGTACTAATTTTGCCACATTTTTGAGCATATGTGTAGATACTTTATACAAAAGTATGTGAGCACCCATACAGACACAAGAGCATTAATAAGGTCCAACACTAATGACGTAATGATGTTAAGTTCCGgctcacagttgttgttttgcgTTCATCCCAGTTAGATGTGGTTTAAGTTGGGACATAATACATGACATTCATGTGCTTCCACACCAGAATGGACCTGGCTTTGTGCATAAGGTTAATGTCATGACTGAGAAGAGTTGTTCAAGATCACTTGTAGTAGTTGATTCAGGCAATGTGATGTTAGTGACTGTGATCATATGATGAGGACCGAACAACAGATCACTGTTTTCAAAGTCCTCATAATCCTGTAAACAgccgacaaaaaaaaaatccttctcaTAAGGTGCTCAACACATGAAAGATCACATTTTTCACGAGaaactgttttactgttgtttaccatataataaatatataaggGTATTAGCAGCCAAAAACTGTTCATTTTGAAGTGAAACCAGGTTTTAACAGACTGTTTATTCCTTTCAGGAAATCAATGGAATCACAGCAGCACTGGCTGAGGAGTTATTCCATAAAGGTTATCTTCCTTTGACCCGTTTTATCATATCTAGTGTTTAGAGAACTGTTGACAGTTTATGAGTCTTATCTCTGTATAGAGTCAGTCTGCAGCTCTTACTGATGTTACAATTAAAGTATTGTAACATCAGCTCTTACTGGTTTCAATACTTGAGTTATCATTGAGGTGTAGTGAGCTAGAATGAGTCTACGacactttttacacacacaatttatttattcttcagaTGTATAGATATACATTGGGTGTAGATG from Solea senegalensis isolate Sse05_10M linkage group LG4, IFAPA_SoseM_1, whole genome shotgun sequence includes these protein-coding regions:
- the wu:fb55g09 gene encoding uncharacterized protein wu:fb55g09, which encodes MLSEMMCRRRCQQQHQDGQEALQRDAASRRKHGWSKSCKGRRTVGGGWSGGGNHHHHHHPQHNHQHHPLHLQRPVLSLRPVNVKGNRVRGMRAPKNTNQFLMHEKYQMLHMRSDSVGSDSGSSSDSDTELTDMDSYLGVLENARGALLDSPNPHGSTTPPGNFLVLHEDGLHLHEDNLHLQEDSPCLPEDSMQYFPSEDDLMQSQNFMQRDFVEFCDILKGNFQGAILFPAVCETQK